The proteins below are encoded in one region of Flammeovirga kamogawensis:
- a CDS encoding tetratricopeptide repeat protein, which yields MNKLAIGYLSCREADSFNKVDDLFKAAFEIKPSIKTANNYAYQVISDWNDYENGIEILKPFVDKEPKSFMPYNLIGYAYLMKENYEDAKSYLKKARSLCQIEMVEIIHNLAVCENHLGNPQKALALYEKSIEIMDKDNESKYNKAVCQIELGQTTPIDQIIQDIIKSEAYKDHTAWVSSAALSELYYLKGDLQNAYDFFNQNPFTPDLVSDGTVINHLTGVKLFQSEELN from the coding sequence ATGAACAAGTTGGCTATTGGATATTTAAGTTGTAGAGAAGCAGATAGCTTTAATAAAGTCGATGATTTGTTTAAAGCAGCATTTGAAATTAAGCCATCGATTAAAACTGCAAATAATTATGCATATCAGGTAATATCGGATTGGAATGATTATGAAAACGGTATAGAAATTTTGAAACCATTCGTTGACAAAGAACCAAAATCATTTATGCCATACAATTTGATTGGTTATGCTTACTTAATGAAAGAAAATTACGAAGATGCTAAGTCGTATTTAAAAAAAGCAAGATCTTTATGTCAAATCGAAATGGTTGAAATTATTCACAATCTAGCTGTATGTGAGAATCATTTAGGAAATCCACAAAAAGCATTGGCTTTGTATGAAAAGTCAATTGAAATAATGGACAAAGACAATGAGTCGAAATATAATAAAGCTGTTTGCCAAATTGAACTAGGACAAACCACTCCAATAGATCAAATTATTCAGGATATAATAAAAAGTGAAGCATATAAAGACCATACAGCTTGGGTTTCAAGTGCTGCATTAAGTGAACTTTATTATTTGAAAGGAGACTTGCAGAATGCGTATGATTTTTTTAATCAGAATCCTTTTACACCTGATTTAGTTTCAGATGGCACGGTTATTAATCATCTTACAGGAGTGAAGCTATTTCAGTCAGAAGAATTAAATTAG
- a CDS encoding energy transducer TonB, whose product MRTIKTYFFIISLLFTCNILYGQDDQIFEEVAVPAEYEGGMGKFYKWAIQELKYPKDALESRVEGKVYVKFIIDEKGQVIDDSIEVVRGLNESCNNEAIRILSACSSWTPARTHKNKKKGHNVKQRMVLPIPFKLPNN is encoded by the coding sequence ATGAGAACAATTAAAACTTACTTTTTTATCATTTCTCTTCTATTCACTTGTAATATTCTTTATGGACAAGATGATCAAATATTTGAAGAAGTAGCAGTACCTGCTGAATATGAAGGAGGTATGGGAAAGTTTTATAAATGGGCAATTCAAGAATTAAAGTATCCGAAAGATGCACTAGAATCAAGAGTAGAAGGAAAGGTTTATGTTAAATTTATTATAGATGAAAAAGGTCAAGTTATTGATGATTCAATAGAAGTAGTTAGGGGCTTAAATGAATCATGTAATAATGAAGCTATTAGAATATTATCAGCATGTTCGTCATGGACTCCTGCTAGAACACATAAAAATAAAAAGAAAGGACATAATGTTAAACAAAGAATGGTTTTACCGATACCATTTAAGCTTCCTAACAATTAA
- a CDS encoding alpha/beta hydrolase-fold protein has protein sequence MPRLEHHLEVKFSEKTIFGHSNGGLGALSFYISQNHLFDHYIVASPAILWDNYYIQKNISNKSRNESIYLSLSNNGWDYPIESYKSLIDVLNKTNNSFKFRLNEEENHATNGLRTLLDGLIYVNNKNNKIQ, from the coding sequence ATACCAAGATTGGAGCATCACTTAGAAGTGAAATTTTCAGAAAAAACAATATTTGGTCATTCTAATGGTGGATTAGGAGCTTTATCATTTTACATATCACAAAATCATTTGTTTGATCATTATATTGTAGCAAGCCCAGCAATTCTTTGGGATAATTATTATATCCAAAAAAATATCTCTAATAAATCACGCAATGAATCTATTTATTTAAGTCTTAGTAATAATGGTTGGGACTATCCAATAGAGTCATATAAATCATTAATAGATGTCTTAAATAAGACTAATAATAGTTTTAAGTTTAGATTAAATGAAGAAGAAAATCATGCAACTAACGGTTTACGAACTTTACTTGATGGTTTAATCTATGTCAATAATAAAAATAATAAAATACAGTAG